One genomic window of Meleagris gallopavo isolate NT-WF06-2002-E0010 breed Aviagen turkey brand Nicholas breeding stock chromosome 22, Turkey_5.1, whole genome shotgun sequence includes the following:
- the REM1 gene encoding GTP-binding protein REM 1, producing the protein MRIYKFFPLRRRASTPLPRVPGAAPRAELGHPQLGQSSSEPGARAAAPRGSWSSESSASSSCWEHRVVLLGDPGVGKTSLANAFAGIQERDLLEQHGEAAYERTLLVDGEETTLLVLDTWEPERRGEESWRRSQCLQVGNAYVIVYSITDRSSFESASELRIHLRRARQAEDIPIILVGNKSDLVRCREVSIEEGRACAVVFDCKFIETSAALQHNVDELFEGVVRQLRLRREGKEPASSHRRKESLTKRARRFLDRLVTRNSSKVALKARSKSCHDLSVL; encoded by the exons CCGGGTGCCGCGCCGCGGGCTGAGCTCGGCCACCCCCAGCTCGGGCAGTCCTCGTCCGAACCGGGTGCCAGAGCCGCAGCACCGCGGGGCAGTTGGTCCTCCGAGTCCTCGGCCTCTTCCAGCTGCTGGGAGCACCgcgtggtgctgctgggagacCCCGGCGTGGGCAAGACCAGCCTGGCCAATGCCTTCGCTGGCATCCAGGAGCGggacctgctggagcagcacggAG AAGCTGCCTACGAACGCACACTGTTGGTGGATGGTGAGGAGACCACGCTGCTGGTGTTGGACACCTGGGAACCAGAACGGAGG GGTGAGGAGAGCTGGCGCCGCAGCCAGTGCCTGCAGGTGGGCAATGCCTACGTCATTGTCTACTCCATCACGGACCGCAGCAGCTTTGAGAGCGCCTCGGAGCTGCGTATCCATCTGCGCCGCGCGCGGCAGGCTGAGGACATCCCCATTATCCTAGTGGGGAACAAATCCGACCTCGTGCGCTGCCGTGAGGTCTCCATCGAAG AGGGCCGTGCCTGTGCCGTGGTTTTTGACTGCAAGTTCATCGAGACGtcggcagccctgcagcacaacGTGGATGAGCTCTTTGAGGGGGTGGTGCGGCAGCTGCGCCTACGCCGTGAGGGCAAAGAGCCTGCGTCCAGCCACCGGCGTAAGGAGAGCCTCACCAAGAGGGCCCGGCGCTTCCTTGACAGGCTGGTAaccagaaacagcagcaaagtaGCCCTCAAAGCCCGCTCCAAGTCGTGCCACGACCTGTCCGTGCTCTGA